A stretch of the Ktedonobacteraceae bacterium genome encodes the following:
- a CDS encoding glycosyltransferase yields the protein MSISINTGVRPCVQGKFFFVGEEKLYVRGVTYGTFRLNEDGNECHDPEVTDRDFAMMAANGVNAIRTYTVPPRWLLDMAQRHGLYVMVGLPWEQHIAFLDEKKRAASIEERVRKGVRDCAGHPAVLCYAIGNEIPSSIVRWYGHRRIERFLERLYRAAKAEDPKGLVTYVNFPSTEYLELPFLDLVAFNVYLESQEKLEAYLARLQNIAGNRPLLMAEMGLDSRRNGEEKQAETLDWQIRTIFGGGCAGAFVFAWTDEWYRGGYEIDDWDFGITTRNREPKLALEAARKAYSEVPFPTDLAYPRVSAIVCSYNGQRTLRDCLEGLLKLEYPDYEIILVNDGSTDLTAAIGEEYGVRVITTANHGLSKARNAGLEAATGEIVAYIDDDARPDPHWLMYMATTFMKSEYVAVGGPNIAPAGDGLIADCVANAPGGPIHVLLSDEEAEHIPGCNMAFRKSHLQAIGGFDPQFRIAGDDVDICWRLQQCGWKLAFSPAAMVWHHRRNSVRTYWKQQKNYGKAEALLEKKWPEKYNAAGHLTWTGRLYSPGVTRALNFWRSRIYTGTWGSALFQSVYQPAPDTLWSLALMPEWYLILLSLAGLSLLGIFWPPLLYALILLILASGLTVVQAGLSAAHASFSTTTHSRFIRAKLYSLTMLLHLLQPAARLCGRLRLGLAPWRWRGVSDHVLLRPRASTIWSEHWQDPLERLRRIEANIQALGSNVRRGGDYDRWDLEVCGGIFGKARTRMAVEEHGAGRQLLRFRLWPRCSFTGLALVLLFALLSTAAMFALAWSVSAILGGVAIVLAVRIYEECANAMATLLRVLKQPQKAVEHVLVPGRRTGTRHGPYNGKFECEQPQGSSH from the coding sequence ATGTCTATCTCTATCAATACCGGCGTGCGTCCCTGTGTGCAAGGAAAATTCTTCTTTGTAGGTGAGGAGAAGTTGTATGTTCGCGGGGTTACCTATGGGACATTTCGCCTCAATGAAGATGGTAACGAGTGCCACGATCCAGAAGTTACGGATCGAGATTTCGCTATGATGGCGGCAAACGGCGTGAACGCCATTCGGACCTACACGGTACCGCCGCGCTGGCTGCTGGATATGGCTCAACGGCATGGCCTGTATGTGATGGTTGGTTTGCCCTGGGAGCAACATATCGCGTTTCTGGACGAGAAGAAACGCGCCGCCTCAATAGAGGAACGAGTGCGCAAGGGAGTGAGGGATTGCGCGGGTCATCCTGCTGTGCTTTGTTATGCTATCGGCAACGAGATTCCCTCCTCGATTGTGCGCTGGTATGGTCATCGCCGCATCGAACGCTTCCTTGAGCGGCTCTACCGTGCGGCAAAAGCCGAGGACCCCAAGGGGTTGGTGACGTATGTGAATTTTCCGTCCACCGAATATCTCGAGCTACCTTTTCTCGATCTCGTCGCTTTCAATGTCTACCTGGAGTCGCAAGAGAAACTCGAGGCTTATCTCGCGCGCCTGCAGAACATCGCCGGCAATCGACCGCTGTTAATGGCCGAGATGGGCCTGGATAGCCGCAGGAATGGCGAGGAGAAGCAGGCCGAGACCTTAGACTGGCAGATCCGCACAATATTCGGCGGTGGTTGCGCGGGCGCATTCGTCTTTGCCTGGACGGATGAGTGGTATCGCGGGGGCTATGAGATCGACGATTGGGACTTTGGCATCACGACCCGGAATCGAGAGCCGAAGCTGGCGCTGGAAGCCGCGCGCAAAGCATACAGCGAGGTACCATTTCCGACAGATTTAGCTTATCCACGCGTCTCCGCGATTGTTTGTAGCTACAACGGGCAGCGCACCCTGCGCGACTGTCTCGAGGGCCTGCTGAAGCTGGAATATCCAGACTACGAGATCATACTCGTTAATGATGGCTCTACCGACCTGACCGCGGCCATCGGCGAGGAATACGGCGTCAGGGTCATCACTACCGCGAATCATGGCTTGAGTAAGGCGCGTAACGCAGGTCTGGAGGCGGCTACAGGCGAGATTGTGGCCTACATTGACGACGACGCGCGTCCGGACCCTCACTGGCTGATGTATATGGCGACCACGTTTATGAAGAGCGAATATGTAGCCGTGGGAGGCCCCAACATCGCACCTGCTGGAGATGGACTCATCGCCGATTGTGTCGCCAATGCGCCGGGCGGCCCTATCCATGTGTTGCTTTCCGACGAGGAGGCGGAACATATCCCGGGTTGCAACATGGCATTCCGGAAATCTCACCTGCAGGCCATCGGTGGCTTCGACCCCCAGTTCCGCATTGCCGGAGACGATGTCGATATTTGCTGGCGCTTGCAACAGTGCGGCTGGAAATTGGCGTTCAGCCCGGCAGCAATGGTCTGGCATCACCGGCGCAACTCGGTACGCACGTACTGGAAGCAGCAAAAGAACTACGGCAAGGCAGAAGCGCTACTGGAAAAGAAATGGCCGGAGAAGTACAACGCCGCCGGTCATCTGACATGGACAGGCAGGCTCTATAGTCCCGGCGTCACCCGCGCCCTCAATTTCTGGAGGAGCCGCATCTATACAGGAACCTGGGGTAGCGCGCTCTTCCAGTCCGTCTACCAACCGGCCCCGGACACCTTATGGTCGTTAGCACTGATGCCTGAATGGTACCTGATCCTGCTAAGCCTGGCCGGTTTGTCTCTACTCGGTATTTTCTGGCCCCCGCTACTCTATGCGTTGATATTGCTCATACTGGCAAGCGGTCTAACGGTTGTCCAGGCAGGATTGAGCGCGGCCCATGCCTCTTTCTCGACTACGACTCACTCGCGTTTCATACGCGCAAAATTGTACAGTCTCACGATGTTATTGCATTTGCTGCAGCCCGCGGCGCGTCTCTGCGGGCGCCTGCGCCTGGGTTTAGCTCCTTGGAGATGGCGCGGCGTGTCTGACCATGTGCTACTCAGGCCGCGAGCGTCAACCATCTGGAGCGAGCATTGGCAAGACCCTCTTGAACGATTGCGCCGTATCGAAGCCAACATTCAAGCGCTCGGCAGCAATGTGCGGCGCGGGGGCGACTATGACCGCTGGGACCTGGAGGTATGCGGCGGCATATTTGGTAAGGCTCGCACGCGCATGGCCGTTGAAGAACACGGCGCGGGCAGGCAATTGCTGCGTTTTCGCCTATGGCCGCGCTGTTCGTTCACAGGCCTCGCGCTGGTGCTGCTATTTGCTCTGCTCTCAACAGCGGCAATGTTCGCGCTGGCATGGAGCGTATCCGCAATTCTGGGCGGCGTAGCCATAGTGCTGGCGGTTCGTATCTACGAGGAATGCGCCAATGCGATGGCAACGCTGTTGAGGGTGTTAAAGCAACCACAGAAAGCAGTTGAACACGTGCTGGTGCCGGGGCGCCGCACAGGCACAAGGCACGGTCCCTACAACGGGAAGTTTGAATGCGAGCAACCACAAGGATCGTCCCATTGA
- a CDS encoding ChbG/HpnK family deacetylase, which yields MEGTTRRYLIVNADDFGLSSGVNRGIIEAFEYGIVTSASLMVNRIGAEEAAAYARRQPKLGLGLHIDLGEWAYQDGEWVTLYEEVPMDDARAVQDEVARQLASFRFLVGREPDHLDSHQHVHREEPVRSIVTGIGQKLAIPVRHFSPQIGYRGDFYGQNEEGEPYTEAISVDALIKTLESLPPGITELCCHPGYGDDLDTMYRVERAIEVQALRDARIWAALDELGIDLCSFKEINKGL from the coding sequence ATGGAAGGAACAACCAGGCGTTACCTGATCGTCAACGCCGACGATTTCGGGCTAAGTTCCGGTGTGAACCGGGGCATCATCGAGGCGTTCGAGTATGGCATCGTGACGAGCGCCAGCCTGATGGTTAACCGCATAGGGGCAGAAGAGGCTGCTGCTTACGCTCGCAGGCAACCAAAATTGGGCCTCGGCCTGCACATCGACCTGGGCGAATGGGCTTACCAGGATGGAGAATGGGTGACCCTGTACGAGGAGGTTCCAATGGATGATGCCAGAGCAGTGCAGGACGAGGTAGCGCGGCAACTCGCCTCGTTCCGTTTCCTGGTTGGCAGAGAACCTGACCATCTCGATTCGCACCAGCACGTGCATCGCGAGGAGCCTGTGCGATCAATCGTTACCGGCATAGGCCAGAAATTAGCCATCCCGGTGCGGCACTTCAGCCCGCAGATCGGCTATCGCGGAGATTTCTACGGCCAGAATGAAGAAGGCGAGCCATATACTGAAGCCATCAGCGTCGATGCACTGATCAAAACACTGGAATCGCTGCCCCCCGGCATTACAGAACTCTGCTGTCATCCCGGCTATGGAGATGACCTGGATACAATGTATAGAGTCGAGCGCGCAATAGAAGTGCAGGCGCTCCGCGATGCCAGAATATGGGCAGCCCTGGATGAACTGGGAATCGATTTGTGTTCGTTTAAAGAAATCAATAAAGGGCTTTGA
- the hflX gene encoding GTPase HflX: MEVTTAKQGRFIEAGAQRPEQAFLVAVEHDENESLWSVEDSLSELGALARTAGAEVVGSLIQRLRHPDVATYIGKGRAQELSDTEKHLGFDLVIFDDELSPSQQRNLERLLKARVIDRTALILDIFAQHARTREGRLQVELAQLEYRLPRLAGRGDEYSRQAGGSRSAGATGAGGAIGVRGPGETKLEIDRRRIRSRIAELHDEIEGVREQRMLHRRQRASQAIPVVAVVGYTNSGKSTLFNALTEAEVIAENKLFATLDPTTRHIILPGNQEALLTDTVGFIQKLPTKLIAAFRATLEEVIDADLLLEVVDTSHENAIEQSETVNEVLADLDAAGKPRVTALNKIDLLDDPSEVDTSLYPNAVPVSALKKVGLDALREKIAEVLAATMESMQLVIPYDKSELVELFHRRGHVDQEQHTPEGTLLVGRIPRSLKGYYVPYAQANAE, translated from the coding sequence GTGGAGGTAACTACGGCAAAACAGGGTCGGTTTATCGAAGCAGGCGCGCAAAGGCCCGAGCAGGCCTTTCTGGTCGCCGTCGAACACGATGAAAACGAGAGTCTTTGGAGTGTAGAAGACTCGTTAAGTGAACTGGGGGCGCTGGCACGCACCGCCGGCGCCGAGGTAGTAGGGTCTCTGATCCAGCGCCTGCGCCACCCCGATGTCGCCACCTACATTGGTAAGGGGCGTGCGCAGGAATTGAGCGATACCGAGAAACACCTTGGTTTTGACCTCGTCATCTTCGACGATGAACTCTCCCCATCTCAACAGCGCAACCTGGAGCGGTTGCTCAAAGCGCGTGTAATTGATCGCACCGCCCTCATTCTTGACATCTTTGCCCAGCACGCTCGCACGCGTGAAGGCCGCCTGCAGGTGGAACTGGCGCAGCTGGAGTACCGCCTGCCGCGCCTGGCGGGGCGCGGAGATGAATATTCGCGCCAGGCCGGTGGTTCGCGTAGCGCGGGAGCGACGGGCGCCGGTGGCGCCATCGGTGTGCGCGGCCCCGGTGAAACAAAACTGGAAATTGATCGCAGGCGTATTCGCAGCCGTATAGCCGAGCTGCACGATGAAATCGAGGGCGTGCGCGAGCAGCGTATGCTACATCGCAGGCAACGCGCCTCGCAAGCCATTCCCGTTGTCGCCGTGGTAGGTTATACCAACTCCGGCAAGTCCACCCTCTTCAATGCGCTGACCGAGGCCGAGGTGATCGCCGAAAATAAGCTCTTCGCCACGCTTGATCCCACCACGCGCCATATCATTCTGCCAGGCAATCAGGAAGCCCTGCTCACCGATACCGTCGGCTTCATTCAAAAATTGCCTACCAAATTGATCGCAGCTTTCCGCGCCACGCTTGAAGAGGTCATCGATGCCGACCTGCTGCTCGAAGTCGTCGATACCAGCCACGAAAACGCCATCGAGCAAAGCGAGACCGTCAATGAAGTATTGGCCGACCTGGATGCGGCAGGGAAGCCCCGCGTCACTGCCCTGAATAAGATCGACCTGCTTGACGACCCCTCTGAAGTTGATACATCCCTCTATCCGAACGCCGTTCCCGTTTCGGCCCTGAAAAAGGTCGGATTGGATGCCTTGCGCGAAAAGATCGCTGAGGTGCTGGCCGCCACTATGGAATCCATGCAACTGGTTATTCCCTATGATAAGAGCGAGCTGGTTGAACTCTTCCATCGTCGCGGGCACGTGGATCAAGAACAGCATACACCCGAGGGAACGCTGCTTGTGGGGCGTATTCCACGCTCATTAAAGGGGTATTATGTTCCATACGCACAGGCGAATGCGGAATAA
- a CDS encoding CvpA family protein: MFDLVDILFIVTIVLLVFNGFRNGAVFSLFNLLSLPAGFLIAKVYGPQFIAFLATNNISITPLIAYILLFFATVLVIHIIGTVINGVINKTPLIGFGNRLLGAVIGFAEAWLIWVILLVVLQSFLQDVHHIPGVSASQFQSWQQFYNTAVTNSLFARVNSFFVKTIPVHV; the protein is encoded by the coding sequence ATGTTTGATCTGGTCGATATTCTTTTTATCGTCACAATTGTCCTGCTCGTCTTCAACGGTTTTCGCAATGGCGCCGTTTTCAGCCTTTTCAACCTGCTCAGTCTTCCGGCAGGCTTTCTCATCGCGAAGGTGTATGGACCGCAATTCATAGCGTTTCTCGCCACGAACAACATCTCCATTACGCCGCTCATTGCCTATATCCTGCTCTTCTTCGCTACTGTTCTCGTCATTCACATTATCGGTACGGTAATCAACGGCGTGATAAATAAGACGCCCCTGATTGGCTTTGGCAATAGATTGCTGGGAGCCGTCATCGGTTTTGCCGAGGCCTGGCTGATCTGGGTCATCTTGCTGGTCGTCCTGCAGAGTTTTCTCCAGGATGTTCACCACATACCCGGTGTTAGCGCCTCGCAATTCCAGAGCTGGCAGCAGTTTTATAACACCGCCGTTACCAATAGCCTGTTCGCGAGAGTAAATAGCTTCTTTGTGAAAACCATCCCCGTTCACGTTTGA